One Pontibacter deserti genomic region harbors:
- a CDS encoding cystathionine gamma-synthase produces the protein MKFGTKAIHAGVEPDPTTGAIMTPIYQTSTYVQRSPGDHKGYEYSRTHNPTRTQLQNALAALENGKHGLCFASGMAAIDAVIKLLSPGDEVISTNDLYGGSYRIFTKIFQNYGIKFHFTNMADLSKVEALVNENTKMIWVETPTNPLLNIIDIKGCAEIAKKHNLLLVADNTFATPYLQTPLDLGADIVMHSLTKYMGGHSDVVMGALIVKNDELHERLAFIQNACGGTPGPQDCFLLLRGLKTLHLRMERHCQNGRKIAEYLKNHPKVEKVFWPGFEDHNNHNVAKEQMNDFGGMISFVLKGDKVEDATRVLERFKFFALAESLGGVESLCGHPATMTHASIPREERMKAGLSDSLIRLSVGVEDAEDLIADLEQAIG, from the coding sequence ATGAAATTCGGAACAAAAGCTATACATGCTGGTGTAGAACCAGACCCAACCACAGGCGCCATCATGACGCCCATTTACCAGACATCAACCTACGTGCAGCGCTCGCCCGGCGACCACAAAGGCTACGAGTACTCACGTACGCATAACCCAACCCGCACGCAACTACAGAACGCATTAGCAGCCTTAGAGAACGGTAAACATGGTTTGTGCTTTGCTTCAGGTATGGCTGCTATTGATGCGGTTATAAAACTATTATCTCCCGGCGATGAGGTGATCTCGACGAATGATTTGTACGGTGGCAGCTACCGCATTTTTACGAAGATCTTCCAGAACTATGGCATCAAGTTCCACTTTACCAACATGGCGGACCTGAGCAAGGTAGAGGCGCTGGTAAATGAGAACACAAAAATGATCTGGGTTGAGACACCAACTAACCCGCTGCTGAACATTATTGATATTAAAGGCTGTGCTGAAATTGCAAAGAAGCATAACCTGCTACTGGTTGCTGATAACACTTTTGCCACGCCATACCTGCAAACCCCACTGGATTTAGGCGCTGACATTGTGATGCACTCGCTTACCAAGTATATGGGCGGCCACTCGGATGTAGTAATGGGCGCGCTTATAGTTAAAAATGATGAGCTGCATGAACGTCTGGCGTTTATACAGAATGCCTGTGGCGGCACACCGGGCCCGCAGGACTGCTTCCTGCTGCTACGCGGCTTAAAAACGCTGCACCTGCGCATGGAGCGCCATTGCCAGAACGGCCGTAAAATTGCCGAATACCTGAAGAATCACCCGAAAGTAGAGAAAGTTTTCTGGCCTGGCTTTGAAGACCATAACAACCACAACGTAGCTAAAGAGCAGATGAATGACTTTGGTGGTATGATCTCGTTTGTGCTGAAAGGCGATAAGGTAGAAGATGCTACCCGCGTACTGGAGCGTTTTAAATTCTTTGCTTTGGCAGAATCGCTGGGCGGTGTGGAATCGCTTTGCGGCCACCCGGCTACGATGACCCACGCCAGTATACCAAGAGAAGAGCGCATGAAAGCCGGCCTTAGCGACTCACTGATCAGACTAAGCGTTGGCGTAGAAGATGCTGAAGACCTGATTGCGGACCTGGAGCAGGCGATAGGATAA
- a CDS encoding OmpA/MotB family protein produces the protein MKFNFVKASFSVLVCTTMLASCVSSKKYEDLKASNEALQAEQAASKQKVDELTASLKEREQKLADMERSMNEQQKTLDNLKNEVNTALQGFNQGDLSVDVRDGKVYVSMSDKLLFATGSTKVNAGGQKALDQLVSVLKKNNEVGVMVEGHTDDVEVLPGTKKIADNWDLSVLRATEITRLLTQKGLSPDRVTPAGRAYYQPADTGRTATAKAKNRRTEIILTPDLTEVYKVLGIDAQAKK, from the coding sequence ATGAAATTTAACTTTGTAAAAGCATCCTTCTCAGTATTGGTTTGCACTACTATGCTGGCATCTTGTGTATCTTCCAAGAAGTACGAAGACCTGAAAGCAAGCAATGAAGCATTACAAGCTGAACAGGCTGCCTCTAAACAAAAAGTAGATGAACTTACTGCCAGCCTGAAAGAGCGTGAGCAAAAGCTTGCTGATATGGAGCGTTCTATGAACGAGCAGCAGAAGACATTAGATAACCTGAAAAATGAAGTAAACACTGCGCTTCAGGGCTTTAACCAGGGCGACCTGAGCGTTGATGTAAGAGACGGTAAAGTATACGTTTCTATGTCTGATAAACTGCTTTTTGCAACCGGTAGTACTAAAGTAAACGCTGGTGGCCAGAAAGCACTTGACCAACTGGTATCTGTTCTGAAGAAGAATAATGAAGTTGGTGTAATGGTAGAAGGCCACACAGATGATGTTGAAGTTCTGCCAGGCACTAAAAAAATAGCTGACAACTGGGATCTAAGCGTGCTGCGTGCAACTGAGATTACGCGTCTGTTAACGCAGAAAGGCTTGTCTCCTGACAGAGTAACTCCTGCCGGCCGTGCTTACTACCAGCCAGCTGATACAGGACGTACTGCTACTGCTAAAGCAAAGAACCGTCGTACTGAGATCATCTTAACTCCTGACCTGACTGAAGTTTATAAGGTGCTGGGTATTGATGCACAGGCTAAAAAGTAG
- a CDS encoding SpoIIAA family protein: protein MLQLLEESKGDLVAFRISGHVDKNDYDVMLPILEEKIKQYGKINVYAEMQEVEDFTLQALWEDLKFDFRHAADFHKAALVGEQKWLDWLTIAASPFTTAKVKHFTLEQRQQALDWIQTPEA, encoded by the coding sequence ATGCTACAACTCTTAGAAGAATCTAAAGGTGATCTGGTGGCTTTCCGGATATCTGGCCATGTAGATAAAAACGATTACGATGTAATGCTGCCAATTCTTGAAGAAAAGATAAAACAGTACGGCAAAATAAATGTGTACGCCGAAATGCAGGAAGTGGAAGATTTTACTTTACAGGCGCTGTGGGAGGATTTGAAATTCGATTTCAGACATGCGGCAGACTTTCATAAAGCCGCCTTGGTAGGCGAACAAAAGTGGCTGGATTGGCTAACTATTGCAGCATCGCCGTTTACTACTGCCAAAGTAAAGCACTTTACGCTAGAGCAACGCCAGCAGGCCCTTGACTGGATACAGACTCCTGAAGCTTAG
- a CDS encoding DUF5329 family protein — protein MMKTLTLIALFILCLVAVQPVLAQQDSLSKNTVAATTKTYSESEKITYLIQCIRTMKGATFIRNGSEHSCQEAADHLKAKWEKHASKIKSAEDFITHLASKSSSSGEAYKIRYPDGREEPTAEVLYQALEQLK, from the coding sequence ATGATGAAAACATTAACACTAATTGCATTATTTATACTTTGCCTTGTAGCAGTACAACCCGTCTTGGCACAACAGGACAGCCTATCTAAAAATACTGTTGCTGCTACTACCAAAACCTATTCCGAATCCGAAAAGATAACTTACCTGATCCAGTGTATCCGTACCATGAAGGGAGCCACATTTATCAGGAACGGGAGTGAACACTCCTGCCAGGAAGCAGCCGACCACCTGAAAGCAAAATGGGAGAAGCATGCCAGCAAAATTAAATCAGCCGAAGACTTTATTACACATCTGGCCAGCAAGTCATCATCAAGTGGTGAGGCTTATAAAATCCGCTACCCGGACGGCCGCGAAGAACCAACCGCTGAGGTACTGTATCAGGCGCTCGAACAATTAAAGTAA
- a CDS encoding DUF421 domain-containing protein: MEEYINHILGIEAEPLMQTLTWWQMSVRAIVVFFASLLIIRLGNQRVFGNHSIFDIALGIIYGSVMSRAITGNAPFWPTLIAALVLVLLHRGLATLAYHSSGTISNLIKGQPIMLIKDGEMQKKALQKYSITENDLLEAMRIKGGVTDVKSVETACLERSGAISIVPKNTQNT, translated from the coding sequence ATGGAAGAGTATATTAATCATATTTTAGGTATAGAGGCAGAGCCACTAATGCAAACACTCACTTGGTGGCAGATGTCGGTGAGAGCGATTGTGGTCTTTTTTGCATCGCTGCTGATCATCCGGCTTGGAAATCAGCGGGTATTCGGCAACCACTCAATTTTTGATATCGCACTGGGTATTATCTATGGCTCTGTTATGAGCCGGGCCATAACTGGTAATGCGCCCTTCTGGCCTACACTGATAGCCGCCCTGGTTCTGGTATTGCTGCACCGCGGACTGGCAACCTTAGCTTATCATTCATCAGGCACAATAAGTAACCTCATAAAAGGCCAGCCAATTATGCTGATTAAGGATGGAGAGATGCAGAAGAAAGCGCTTCAGAAATACAGCATTACCGAAAACGACCTGTTGGAAGCGATGCGGATAAAAGGTGGAGTTACAGATGTGAAATCTGTCGAGACGGCATGTTTAGAACGTAGTGGAGCGATCAGTATTGTTCCTAAAAATACGCAGAACACATAA
- the trxA gene encoding thioredoxin — MTQNLTNKNAKVMANKAIEITDANFNEIINSDKPVLVDFWAEWCGPCRMVGPIVEELAGDYEGKAVIGKVDVDANPQTSAKFGIRSIPTLLVFKNGEVVDKQVGAVPKNVLAQKLDAQMA, encoded by the coding sequence ATAACACAGAATTTAACCAACAAAAACGCTAAAGTTATGGCTAACAAAGCAATAGAAATCACAGACGCGAACTTTAATGAGATAATCAATTCAGATAAGCCGGTGCTGGTAGACTTTTGGGCAGAGTGGTGCGGACCGTGCCGCATGGTAGGCCCGATCGTAGAAGAACTGGCCGGCGATTACGAAGGTAAAGCTGTTATCGGTAAAGTAGACGTAGATGCAAACCCACAGACTTCTGCTAAATTCGGTATCCGCAGTATTCCTACGCTTCTGGTTTTCAAGAACGGTGAAGTTGTAGACAAGCAGGTTGGCGCTGTTCCGAAAAACGTACTGGCTCAGAAGCTGGATGCGCAAATGGCGTAA